A single window of Nicotiana sylvestris chromosome 3, ASM39365v2, whole genome shotgun sequence DNA harbors:
- the LOC138887951 gene encoding uncharacterized protein, translating to MVEGSRQWHEKLPFALLGYRTTVRTSVGATPYLLVYGTKVVIPTEVEISSLRIVAEAGIDDDEWVKTLLEQLSLIDEKRLAEVCHGQLYQQRMARAYNKKVHPRKFEVGQQVLKCILSHQAEAKGAENFVCFGEFLRRGKASTRQDPPG from the exons atggtggaaggctccaggcaatggcatgagaagctgccttttgcattgttgggttatcgcaccactgttcgtacttcagtaggggcaaccccttatttgttagtatatggTACTAAAGTAGTAATACCCAcggaagttgaaatctcgtcccttcggattgtcgctgaggccggaattgatgatgatgaatgggtcaaaaccctcCTGGAGCaattgagcttgattgatgagaaaagattggcggaagtgtgtcatggccagttgtaccaacagagaatggctaGAGCctataacaagaaggtgcatccacggaagtttgaagtgggtcagcaagtattgaaatgtATCCTttcacatcaggctgaagcaaaag gggcagaaaattttgtttgttttggagaATTCCTCCGTAGGGGAAAAGcgagcaccagacag gaccctcctggataa